The genomic stretch TTCTCTGGAAATGGACGATACCTCCGATTAATTGAGTAGTGCCCCGATACTgatactttattttaaaaaatactatTGTGTAATAGGAAATGGGGAGAATTTGcaaacaattatatttaattttatttttgtatatatatatatatatatatatatatatatatatatatatatatatatttatatataaataattattatatttaattattcaatttaatttatatttaattatatatatatatatatatatatatatatatatatatatatatatatatatatatatatatatataatataattttataaataaaaattgatatGATATCGAAAGTATCGGTACTTCAGTATCGACCCGCCCAGCTCTCCTCATGACACGAGTCAGGGCTGATCTGAGGTCAGTGTTCCCGCGTTGCTTATCACGGCGTAATAGGTGCGAGAACCGACTCCAGAACGGAGTTTTGTGGCGGGAGTCGACTCATCCGGAGCTTGCGATGTTTAGACCGAGGTGAATGGCGCTGTAACTGAGTCGACTCGTTTCCGAGTGAAATCGCGAGCTGTCTTcttaaaaacaaagcaaaaaaagattCAGAACACTAAATTCCGCACGGCTTCAGATTCATTCGAATTCGAACGCACCTTCCGCTGACGTCGCCACAGCaaccacacaaatacacactcactcgcGCACACGCACTCAGTTGCGTGAAGACGGAAAGGCTTGTTCGCTAACAGCAGCGGGGAGACGAGAAAGCGACAGAACTACAGTGTGCAGAAGGCCGTGCCGCGGTAAGTGTCACTCCTGTATACGGCTCCTAGACGCCGAAATGCGTGAGAGGCGCTGCTTAGGGTCGCTGTCTGAACCGGACGTCGCCCTTGACATTGTTACAAACTTAATGCGAGTGAGTgcgtgtttgagagagagagtgtgtgtgagagagagagagagagagagtgtgtgtgtgtgtgtgtgtgtgtgtgtgtgtatgtatgcgcGCGCTAGCTGAAACGCCGTGTTTGTTTTGTACCTGCCATTTTAATATGCGGGTTCAGTGTCAAGgttgtatttatattgttttgtgtATAGCTGCTTATCTGCTTATCTATTTCCAGGCTTTATTTAAGgcggagagagagtgtgtgtgtgtgtgtgtgtgtgtgtgtgtgtgtgtgtgtgtgtgtatgtatgtatgtatgtatgtatgtatgtatatatatatatatatatatgtctgtgcCTGTCCCGTCAATGGCTGCGTCCAAACCCGCATACTAGCGTACTCCATAGTGCGACAAAACTAGGACGCAGCCAGAGGTTGCGGTATACTACGTAGTGCGCAAGTGCGCGGGCCTGAACCCAGCCTGGATGTAGCTCCGTTTCACGTCTTGCTTTATTAACGCTCAGTTTATGATGCTAGCTAAACATCACGAGTAGCTATTTTATCGGTTTGATTCATATAAACAAGTTTGAGGAAACAAACGTGAATTTGTAgctggggaagaaaaaaaacaaaacaaaacaaaaaaccagaACGTGAATGTTTATAAACACCCTCTGTTGTAAGCTAATGCTGGTATGCTAGCTAGCTACACGACTAGCTTCAGGAtatcgtgatttttttttttctggagcaggttttctaGCACTTGGCTAGTTACCTGGAACTACAGCTAGTTAGCATCATAAGGTAAAGCACACTGAGGCCTTGTATACGCGGTTAGTCATTAAGGGAAACCAGGTTATCGGAAAAAGGTGGTTTGCTGAGTAATAGCTAAATTGCCTCTTTTcttgagtcacacacacacacacacacacacacacacacacactgatctcctGTGATCAGGTTCAAGTACCTGCAGGTCTCCGTgttggtgaggtgtgtgtttgtgagcatGTATTTGTACCTTTTACCTACATAGTTTCTTTGCATTTGGTTTGCTAGTGTTGTTTTCAAGGCTCTCGCAGCATTTGTTTGTCAAAGGTGAAACAGATGATCagctggggtgtgtgtgtgtgtgtgtgtgtgtgtgtgtgtgtgtgtgtgtgtgtgaaatgcatCCAGTGTTGACCTTAAAATCAGATTTTCTTTCTATAAGCCAGTACAGTGATAAGACCATCGCAGTTGTCTGACCCATGATCACATAGACCATGCTTATTGAGCACCGGAGAACCTTCTTTGGTTGTAGTGTGAAGGAATGACTGCTATAAATACTCCAAAATTTGATCAAAATTTGATCAAATTTGACCACTGGTTAAAATTTCATTGTGTAGAGGAAATGAACTGGAGAACTGTTTAGTTAAAACGTGGGTGTAATGAGGTCTTAGGGCAGCTGTTGGGCGGATGATAAATCATACAGCTGTACATCACGCATTCTGATTCACCATgacaataaaaatgtagaaatgagGTGGAGATTTGGAAAAACAGGTGCTTGAAGTTGGGATTAGCTTGTAAATCCTGGTGCAATGCTGTGAGAAGTCGTTTTTGTAAATGTTGGATCTGTGCGTGATTTGGGGGGAAAATTTAGGCGCATCAAATTTTGGGTTCAACCTACAACTTGGTGACGACAATACGCATGACATTTCTAACAGCTGAGAGTTTTCAAATGAGCAGTTTCTGTTCATCACTCAGCACACAAATGCATGTCAAATTGTCTGACTCGGATTAAATACTATTGTTTTTTCTCCAGTCAGTGTACCTGAAGTAGAGCTTAGTAATGTTAGTGATGAAAATATTATGAATGGTTTCTTTAAAACCGATTGAATGCTGTCCTAGGAAATGTCAACACATCTATCATTATAACTCCTATGTAGGCATTTAGTTTGCTATGTAGGTTGCTATGCAGgttaattaacattttacatttacggcgTTTGGCAGAAACCCTTATTCAGCAAGGCTTACAtttgtctcatttatacacctgagaaGTTGATGGAtaaaggtcttgctcaagggaTCAGTCGTAGCAGctcggtggtgctgggattggaGCTCGCAGCCTgccgatcagaagtccaacacccCTTAAACACTTGCACACGTGAGATGTATAAAACAACCACATATGAAGTTCAGATAGAGGAGGTGGATACGTGTGTGTGCACTGCATTACTGCAAAGAGCTAGAACACTTTACAGcgtgattattattatctgcTATTGATGTGTGACATTTGACACACATATTTGGAGTAATTATGTAGTTCTTGCTAAATGCATGCTAAGATCATGTATGTAGGAGATTCTCGTTTGTGACAAAATGTTGCTTTATGCATCTCATGTCAGAGATACAAACAAATTTAGTTTCAGACACTGAATGGTGGACTAACGTTCAGCTGTTGTGGTGGATAATGttctttaatttcattaatgtCTATATaaagtactgtgcaaaagttttaggcaGTTGTGAAAcatgctgtaaagtaagaatgctCTCAAATGTTAGTTTTACCAATTAACAAAATAGAAAGTAAagtaagagaagaagagaaatccaGTTTCACGTCACAGGTTACACGCCATGGCAAGACCGAGCACAGCAACGCCACACAAGGATCAGGAAAGGTCTTTCCCTGTCAAAGATTTTAAAGCAGACTGagtttcaagatgtgctgttcaagctattttgaaaaagcacaaagaaacggGCAATGTTGAGGACCGTAGACGCGGTACGCCCTTTTGGACAGAAGTGGTCTTCATGGGAGAATTGCAGACAAAAAGCCGGGCTAAGAGACTAAACTATGCAGGAAGACATAAGGACTGGGGTGCAGAAGAAATGGCAGCAGGTTGCTCTGGATTGAGGagtcaaaatctgaaatatttggctCGGTTGAGCTGGAGagctttccattttgttaattgataaaaTAAGCTATTAACACTTACTTTACAGCGTTTTTTTCCACACCGGCCGAAAacatttacacgtttttaatAACATTACTGATGTATGCCATTGTCTTGATGATTCGATTCAATTATGTTTAATAAGCCttttgtgtaatgtgtgtaaacaTTGGTTTTTATACCCAAAGCAAGGAAGTGAATGTCTTCTCCTCAAGAGGGTGTTAATTATTGTCTGCTTTGGCAGGGGGTCACATGATCAAAGTGACCAGCTCTTGGCAAGAACAGGATAATCTCAGAAAGGGGTATTTGAACAAGGCAGTGATCTCATGCACATTTATTCTCCTGGGGTTCTCACCTGACTAGATTACCACTCAGAAGCTAGATCTTGTCCGCTTTCAGGAACTGAGTTTTTTCCATTCAGACTATTCCATTTGGCCTTGCTGTTTTTAACCTGATGTCATATGACAAGATCATGCGCCACACCAGAATAATTTTGTACCCTTTGTTAAAATGTTCAGAAATGAACAACATGAGCAAGACAAACCAACACGTACACATTTTGGCCACCACAGCAGCTTCTATTCAGAGATGGTGAAGGCCAGCAGGTTTCCTTCAAGACATGTGAAGGACAGCTGCCGCTTTTTTTCAAACTGCTACTGCTAGCATAACTGTCCATCCTCTTCCACATCCATGAGCTCACCAATGCTGATGATTAGCTAGTGATTATTGGGAAGAGTGAGAGTATTCTCTTATTCCTATCCAGAGTAAGCAGGATCAATTAATATTTTCTTGGCTTATAGATTTCTGGGGCAATAGGAtgaatgcttttctttttttttgtacttgtcTAAATCATTTTGGACATTTTCGATGCGATGGAAGTATAGACTGCAAGTTTCTGGACATTTGAAAATAGGACTTTAGACTTGGAGCTTTCAAGCTCCTTTATATTCTcaggtttgcacacacagaCTACACACTAGTAAGATTTTAATTTCTGTGTTCATTTGATACCATATTCTGTGAAAAGCTGTATATATGTTCAAGTATTAACGTTCTAGCAGAATGCAAtctgtttgggttttttgtttgttttgttttgttcagttTTAAGGCTAAGCTTTCTCCTGGAGGCGCATGTCCTCAGGCTGTCgaacaaaatgtaaagaaagtACACGAGATTAGTGACAACTCATCCTTCTTCCTTCTCTTATTCAGGatttaaaaaaggagagagactgAGCAAGACAAAGCAAGAGATTCAGGAGAAGACGAACGAAGAAGACGTTGAGCTTCAACCATGCCACTGTTTGGTAAATCTCACAAGAGTCCCACAGACATTGTGAAGGCTCTAAAGGATAATCTGTCCATCCTGGTAAAACAGGACAAGAAGACTGAGAAGGTATTATCATACTTAAAAACAATAATCCCAAAGCGAAAGAATTTAACGTATCTATGTGGATGTTGTTACCGTGGTTGTTGTTGGTGAGAGCAGAAGTGAAGCCTCATTCCCGACTTCAGTGTTCTTTTCCATATGTCTTTTAATATCTGCATATCACTTTATTGAATCTTGAAACAGCATACCATCTTAGAGCGTAACTGTAACATTGTAAGGTCACGCTGCGGCATGCGCTCACCGCCAGGCTTTATTCCAACCTACTTTAGAACCTACGTCTGGTCTTGGCCCCTCGTACTTCTAACAGACTTGACACTGTCTAGACGGTCTACGTGAAGAAGCTGCCGTGTTGCTACGAAGCGCTTGATTCGGAAAGCAGCACTTCAGCGCCTACTCGCATATCCATCTGATAATGCTGTTCGAGTATGAGAAGCACGAAGTGTGACGTGTTATTGCTGtagaaaaatgaaaacactCCTTAGCCCTGGGATAAATAGTTCTGCTAAGGAATCCTTTTCGCTGAGGTTGAATGAGAAGGTGCTCAGCGACTTTCGACTAAACAGCGTGTGCATGTAGCACTTTGTTCTTTAAAGATATAATGGTTTAGCCGCCTCTAGAAAGGCTTGATTTATTTATCtcttcatctatttatttatttaattatttatttatttttacctgatttctataaatacacttttttcctACTATGTCATACAAAGAAAACTGGCATAAATTGAAAgaagtgttaataaaataagaGACGATACAAGACTAGATAATACACTAAGCATCTCGGGTGGAAAGTTAAAGGAAATCAAGAACAGTTAAAGCACACAAATGCTAAGACTGTGCTGAAGACAGAAAGATTACAGTAAGGTGACGATGCCACTGCACTGctttatttcatgttcatttgcAGCCGCTTGCTaagccaggtttttttttttttcttccctcctaCTTTCTAAAGTACAGGTCTGTGAAACTCTGTCTGATGTCATTGTAAACAAGTGTGACCTGTACTCTTGTCTCATCAAAGTTTGTGTTGACTGCAGCTGATTGATGAATGGATGACTACCTGGTCCTGTGTTCTTTCTATGACAGGAAAAGCAGTAATGCTGTTTTTCAGCATATATTTCATACATCTGTCAttcatacgtgtgtgtgtgtgtgtgtgtgtgtgtgtgtgtgtgtgtgtgtgtgtgtgtgtgtgtgtgtgtgtgtgtgtgtgtgtgtgtgtgtgtgtgtgtgtgtgtgtgtgtgtgtgtgtgtgtgtgtgtgtgtaggcttcAGATGAGGTGTCTAAATGTCTGGTGGCGATGAAGGAGATTCTATACGGCACCAATGACAAGGAGCCACACACGGAGACGGTGGCCCAGCTGGCCCAAGAGCTATACAACAGCGGCCTGCTCATCTCCCTGGTGGAGAACCTGCAGGTCATCGACTTTGAGGTAAATCAATGTACACCATTTTAACAGGTATAGATTAGTTGGTTGCTTGATTATAAATCTACGACTTTATTCATCTCAAATTCATGCTATGGCTTCTGTGATGAATTTAGGACCACTTAAAAAACGCCGTCTTTTCCTTCTGGTTAATTTGGGTTGGATGGGATTCAGTTTGGAAGAGCACGTGACAGGTTGACAGATCAGAATTACCCATCTGTTCAAATTTTACCCAAACACTGCACTGACTTCTTTCCTGCTCTCTCAGCCTCTTTGTTCATGAGTCTTTTATATAAGCTGCATCAGGTTAGAATGTTTACCATTTTATATGCACTTATTTAAAATACCACAGATCAGCTGAGTTCTCCAATCTGATTAGTCTGACGGATTAGTGCATTGTTTTTCTataacaacacattttcattgtaACTTATATAATTGGTTTATCTTAACACATGAATTCTAATGCCTTCTTGTTAATATAGAAAGTTAGTATAGACTTTTCTACAGATGACACTCtgggttatttattattaaattggtAATAAATGGATTTAAGGAAAGGTGTTATTCAACAAGAAGGAATACGTTGTCAATAATGTGATTATTTTGTCaggagacatttatttatcaCTTGTGGAAGTAGATTCAGGTTTTATTGCTTTGTATCAGTCTTGGCGCTTTGGTAATTTTTCCAGTGGCAGATAAATTTCTCAGGTGTTAAAAAGGTGCAGCATGTCGTTAAGAGTTGGAGAACTTTGTGCATTCCTACCTAGTAGTTCTACTTCCTTTGTCACTGACCAAAATACTCAAGACGTATTTAATCTAATTTCGGGTATCTTTACTGGCAAACTCTACAGGGTTATAAATAATCTGCTTATTGCAGTGTTGCATCCTGCTGACCATTCAGtcaattattgttttatatatttttcagtctTTAACAAGTGTTTATTAGAGAACCCAGTTTTTCATCATATTGTTTCAGTTAATGATGATCCTAAAATAAGGACAGTGacgtttttaaataaaatgaggaaaatcaccAGCTGAGATGTTCACATTAGTTCACTTGCAAATTGACTGAAGGAAAAAGGAACTGTTTCACATGCACCAGatctgatgtgtgtttttttcagtttttttttttgtttttttgtttatgtagaTGAGCAATTATCAGATTCTCATGGTGATAAATACAATCCTTTTTATAACAATGTGTGTGCAGGGAAAGAAGGATGTGTGTCAGATCTTCAACAACATTCTACGCAGGCAGATTGGCACCCGCAGTCCCACAGTGGAGTATTTCTGCTCCCATCAGGAAGTGCTCTTTATCTTGCTGAAAGGGTGAGCCGAGACACCTTTCGACTATCTTCTTTGACgcgcaaaaaaaaaacggtcCAGCTTAATAACGTGTTGAAGATCTGTTTTATAAATTACTAATTAAACTCTCAGCACGTATAATgcttttctctttgttcttAATTGCTATTTCATTGATTGTTGTGATTCCTCTGGCAGGTATGAGACTCCTCAGGTGGCGCTGAATTGCGGTATCATGCTGCGCGAGTGCATCCGGCACGAACCGCTCGCCAAAGTCATCCTTCACTCGGAGCATTTCAACGACTTTTTCGGCTATGTGGAAATGTCAACGTTCGACATTGCTTCTGATGCATTCGCCACCTTCAAGGCAATAACGCAGTTCTGCTACAACTGTTTGATCTTATCTGTGAATTTCTGAATTAATCAGATTTTCTTGCTTCTGTTTCTGCAGGACCTTCTTACAAGACACAAGGTTCTAGTGGCTGAATTTTTAGAACAGAACTACGATGCAGTAAGTGACATTGTGCTACAACCTTTAAGTTTTAAAGATGTTTATATACTtgtcaatttctctctctctctctctctctctctctctctctctctctctctcattcatatatatatatatatatatatatatatatatatatatatatatatatatatatatacacacacatacagtgtgtgtgtgtgtgtgtatagtgtgtatgtgtgtgtatatatatagatagatagaaagatagatagatagaaataaaccagaaagacaattagatttgattaaagttttatttgaagtgaatttaattagaaaattttcaatgttcatttattcttctttttcagcatttttttttttttttttttttttatataagtaatTTAAATCTTCTCTTCTTGACATGTTTATTTTGCAGGTGTTTGAGAACT from Silurus meridionalis isolate SWU-2019-XX chromosome 24, ASM1480568v1, whole genome shotgun sequence encodes the following:
- the cab39l gene encoding calcium-binding protein 39-like — its product is MPLFGKSHKSPTDIVKALKDNLSILVKQDKKTEKASDEVSKCLVAMKEILYGTNDKEPHTETVAQLAQELYNSGLLISLVENLQVIDFEGKKDVCQIFNNILRRQIGTRSPTVEYFCSHQEVLFILLKGYETPQVALNCGIMLRECIRHEPLAKVILHSEHFNDFFGYVEMSTFDIASDAFATFKDLLTRHKVLVAEFLEQNYDAVFENYEKLLHSENYVTKRQSLKLLGELLLDRHNFTVMTRYISKPENLKLMMNLLRDKSPNIQFEAFHVFKVFVANPNKMQPIIDILLKNQTKLIDFLNNFQKDRTDDEQFNDEKTYLIKQIRDLKKPAS